Proteins found in one Mucilaginibacter gracilis genomic segment:
- a CDS encoding cytochrome-c peroxidase, with amino-acid sequence MKAKGIVFLVLLGFITVCTAFNYGFKGINYGITADSVRFAVPANFPKPVYDFKDNPVTSNGFKLGRILFYDPIISKDKSISCANCHQSFAAFANLDHAVSHGVDECLGTRNAPPLFNLAWQKEFMWDGGVHHIEVSPMNAMTNPCEMATDLNTIVSRLQETKAYPTLFKAAFGTTEINSQRTFRALAQFTSMLVSANSKYDKYIRQEKGGDLTEEETAGYALFKQKCSTCHQEPLFTDLSYRSNGLDLKPDDIGRDSITHQETDRGKFRVPSLRNIELTSPYMHDGRFETLKEVLAHYNSGVKPTANLDPILHQNNVYGIKLSIIQQNQLIAFLKTLTDRDFVNDKRFQAPE; translated from the coding sequence ATGAAAGCTAAGGGAATTGTCTTTTTAGTGCTGCTCGGTTTTATTACTGTTTGCACGGCATTCAATTATGGGTTTAAGGGAATCAATTATGGTATCACAGCAGATAGCGTTCGCTTCGCCGTACCTGCCAATTTCCCTAAGCCCGTATATGATTTTAAAGACAATCCGGTAACCAGCAATGGGTTTAAGTTGGGGAGGATCTTATTCTACGATCCGATCATATCAAAAGATAAGTCCATATCCTGCGCGAATTGCCACCAGTCTTTTGCCGCCTTTGCTAACCTCGACCATGCGGTAAGCCACGGCGTAGATGAATGCTTAGGCACAAGAAATGCGCCGCCCTTATTTAACCTCGCCTGGCAAAAAGAGTTTATGTGGGATGGTGGTGTGCATCATATTGAAGTTTCGCCGATGAACGCGATGACCAACCCCTGCGAAATGGCAACCGACCTGAATACCATCGTGAGCAGGCTACAGGAAACGAAAGCTTACCCTACTTTATTCAAAGCGGCTTTTGGCACAACGGAGATCAATTCACAGCGCACGTTCAGGGCATTGGCACAGTTCACCAGTATGCTTGTTTCGGCTAATTCCAAGTATGATAAGTATATCAGACAAGAAAAAGGCGGCGATCTTACCGAGGAGGAAACGGCGGGTTATGCCTTATTTAAACAAAAATGCAGCACCTGTCATCAGGAACCGTTATTCACAGACCTATCTTACCGTAGCAATGGCCTTGACCTGAAGCCGGATGATATTGGCCGGGACAGCATCACACACCAGGAAACAGACCGGGGTAAATTCCGCGTACCGTCTTTGCGCAACATCGAACTAACCAGCCCTTACATGCACGATGGCAGGTTTGAAACATTGAAAGAAGTATTAGCCCATTATAATTCCGGCGTAAAGCCGACTGCAAACCTTGACCCCATTTTACATCAAAACAATGTTTACGGGATAAAACTTAGCATCATCCAACAAAACCAGCTGATCGCCTTTCTCAAAACCTTAACCGACAGGGACTTTGTGAACGACAAGCGTTTCCAGGCACCTGAATAA
- a CDS encoding efflux RND transporter periplasmic adaptor subunit yields MKKSKKNIFIAIILIIVLLCGWLLIFNKRAKPIVLVTERPAYGYIAQSVTATGTIEPVDTVSVGTQVSGTISVINADFNSKVKKGQLLAQLDKSLLQAVVDQDDANLQTQKSSLVLNESTYQRQKMLYTSGAISKADYETALNNYNAARAAVANAQALLRSASKNLSYADIYSPIDGVVLSRNISIGQTVAAAFTTPTLFVLAKDITKMQVEAAVDEADIGTVQKGQRAQFTVDAYIDDLFTGTVADIRLHPKVTSNVVTYTTIINAPNSDMKLKPGMTANIVVYTKEASHAILVSSKALNFVPDSTLKNDYIIQYYIKEFGKHKDTINGKTAYIWVTSGNKISQVRVVTGLDDNNHVQILYGLLPGQQVVISYPIPGNINTSSSILPKPPESNSKKR; encoded by the coding sequence ATGAAAAAATCTAAAAAAAATATATTCATAGCCATCATCTTAATCATCGTTTTGCTCTGCGGCTGGTTGCTTATTTTTAATAAACGAGCTAAACCTATCGTTTTAGTAACCGAAAGGCCAGCCTATGGTTACATAGCCCAAAGTGTTACCGCCACAGGGACTATTGAACCTGTCGATACGGTTTCAGTTGGCACACAGGTCTCAGGCACTATCAGCGTCATCAACGCCGACTTTAACTCAAAAGTAAAAAAGGGGCAGTTACTGGCCCAACTGGACAAATCACTTTTACAAGCGGTAGTTGACCAGGATGATGCCAACCTTCAAACACAAAAAAGTTCTCTGGTTTTAAATGAAAGCACCTATCAGCGGCAAAAGATGCTATATACCTCCGGGGCGATCAGCAAAGCGGATTATGAAACGGCACTAAATAACTATAATGCCGCCCGTGCTGCAGTAGCTAATGCGCAGGCTTTATTGCGATCTGCCAGCAAAAACCTCTCTTACGCCGATATTTATTCCCCTATAGATGGCGTTGTTCTGTCGCGTAACATTAGTATAGGGCAAACGGTCGCGGCAGCTTTCACAACGCCAACTTTGTTCGTCCTTGCCAAGGATATCACGAAAATGCAGGTAGAGGCCGCAGTAGATGAGGCAGACATCGGTACAGTGCAAAAAGGGCAAAGAGCTCAATTTACGGTGGATGCTTATATAGACGACTTATTCACCGGTACCGTGGCCGATATACGTTTGCATCCAAAAGTTACCTCCAACGTAGTCACCTATACAACGATCATCAATGCGCCAAATAGCGACATGAAGCTAAAACCCGGAATGACAGCCAATATTGTAGTATATACCAAGGAGGCAAGCCATGCCATACTGGTAAGTTCCAAAGCTTTGAATTTTGTTCCGGATTCCACATTGAAAAATGACTATATCATTCAGTATTACATCAAAGAGTTCGGGAAGCACAAGGACACGATAAATGGAAAAACCGCATATATATGGGTTACATCAGGTAACAAAATCAGCCAGGTGCGAGTGGTAACTGGTTTAGATGACAATAATCATGTGCAGATCTTATACGGCCTGCTTCCCGGCCAGCAGGTAGTTATATCATATCCAATTCCAGGGAATATCAACACATCATCATCTATACTTCCTAAACCGCCTGAAAGCAATTCGAAAAAGAGATGA
- a CDS encoding TolC family protein, producing the protein MDQQTSQQELLLSKAAVLPGLSVTASQNLTHGKSLDANTGQYSSGFTPAGSYGVNTSIVLYQGGYLKQDIRQKNLSLQSGGFSIQEQENNITLSITQYYLAVLLDKETIIYEQQIANTSKAQVAQARQRYAAGSIARKDVAQMESQLANDKYTLVTALNTKMQDLLNLKQVLQLPTGYLFDIVEPDTIISKKSIPDLHTVQANSLSFRPEIKISELGIETAEFSLAKAKSGYQPTLTAFGSASTSFTGTSPGYFTQLNNYFNQQAGLTLSIPIFNKRVNKTNVEEAKINIEQAHLILKDSKTNLLQNVEKSYLNVVNAQSQFDAALEALHYNQETYRIANEQLSLGATAMVDFLQQKALYVQALQQFIQAKYNAALTIEIYNFYNGLPVKL; encoded by the coding sequence TTGGATCAACAAACAAGCCAACAGGAGTTATTACTTTCCAAAGCCGCCGTATTACCCGGATTGTCAGTTACAGCCAGTCAAAACTTAACCCATGGTAAAAGTCTGGATGCCAATACCGGCCAATACAGCTCAGGTTTTACCCCGGCAGGTAGCTATGGTGTAAATACTTCTATTGTGCTTTACCAGGGAGGCTACCTGAAGCAGGATATCCGGCAAAAGAATTTATCACTTCAATCTGGAGGCTTCAGCATTCAGGAACAGGAGAATAACATTACCTTAAGCATCACACAGTATTACCTTGCCGTATTACTGGATAAGGAAACGATTATTTATGAGCAGCAAATCGCGAATACCTCAAAGGCGCAGGTAGCACAGGCAAGGCAACGATATGCAGCAGGCAGCATTGCACGGAAAGACGTCGCCCAAATGGAGTCACAGCTGGCCAATGATAAATACACGCTGGTAACTGCTTTAAATACCAAAATGCAGGATTTGCTGAACCTTAAACAGGTTTTGCAATTACCGACCGGATATTTGTTTGACATTGTGGAACCAGACACCATTATTTCAAAAAAGTCAATACCGGACTTACATACCGTACAAGCGAATTCGCTATCGTTCCGTCCCGAAATTAAGATCAGCGAATTGGGTATTGAAACCGCTGAATTTAGCCTGGCAAAAGCAAAGTCTGGCTATCAGCCAACTTTGACCGCTTTCGGTTCCGCAAGTACAAGTTTTACAGGGACATCCCCCGGCTATTTTACGCAGCTGAATAATTATTTTAACCAGCAGGCCGGACTTACTTTGTCTATTCCCATTTTCAATAAACGGGTCAATAAAACTAACGTTGAAGAAGCTAAAATCAATATTGAACAGGCCCATTTGATTTTGAAAGACAGTAAGACCAACTTGTTGCAAAATGTAGAGAAATCATATCTCAATGTTGTAAACGCACAAAGCCAGTTTGATGCAGCCCTGGAAGCTTTACATTATAACCAGGAAACCTACCGGATTGCAAATGAGCAGTTGTCATTAGGTGCTACCGCCATGGTAGATTTTTTACAGCAAAAGGCCTTATATGTTCAGGCCCTTCAGCAGTTTATACAGGCCAAATACAATGCAGCGCTTACCATCGAAATCTATAATTTTTATAACGGCTTGCCTGTGAAACTTTAA
- a CDS encoding ABC transporter permease, which yields MKIYNLVLLALRALQRNKLRAFLTMLGIIIGVASVITIGAIGDGSTASIHSSLSGLGSNLITILPNSNVPGGARLQGSNVETLTYKDITAIKQRAVYVAFVSPSSQATGQAINGSLNWPTTINGVNADFLTIRNLSVQDGISFSERDIRTYAKVCLLGKTVVKNIFPKGVNPVGKVIRFNKIPFQVIGVLAPKGQNTFGQDEDDIILAPYTTVQKRIISSIYFGSIYASARSEALSDQASKELSGILRISHRLHDNVDDDFVIRTQEELMRTLTTITTLLTYLLTGIAGISLLIGGIGIMNIMYVSVVERTKEIGLRMSIGARGIDILNQFLTEAIIISVAGGLIGIVLGEALGFLILHLLSWEPVFNKTSVIVSFSFCTIIGVFFGYYPASKASKLDPIEALRYE from the coding sequence ATGAAAATATACAACCTGGTATTACTTGCATTAAGGGCGCTACAACGGAATAAATTAAGGGCCTTTTTAACCATGCTCGGTATTATCATCGGTGTAGCCTCGGTGATCACCATTGGCGCTATCGGAGATGGTTCTACGGCAAGTATTCATAGCTCGCTTTCGGGCTTAGGCTCTAATCTGATTACCATATTGCCAAACAGTAATGTTCCGGGTGGTGCCAGGCTTCAGGGTTCTAACGTGGAAACACTCACTTATAAGGATATAACAGCAATAAAACAACGTGCTGTTTATGTCGCTTTTGTATCGCCCTCCTCACAGGCAACTGGACAGGCTATCAACGGATCATTAAACTGGCCGACGACAATTAACGGTGTAAATGCTGATTTTCTAACTATTCGTAACCTGTCCGTTCAGGATGGAATTTCCTTTTCTGAAAGGGATATCCGCACCTATGCTAAAGTTTGTCTTTTAGGTAAAACCGTCGTGAAAAATATATTCCCAAAAGGTGTTAACCCGGTTGGTAAGGTAATCCGATTTAATAAGATCCCCTTCCAGGTCATAGGCGTATTAGCTCCAAAGGGGCAGAATACTTTTGGCCAAGACGAAGATGACATCATTTTAGCACCTTATACGACTGTCCAAAAAAGAATAATCTCCTCCATTTATTTTGGAAGTATTTATGCCTCTGCAAGATCAGAAGCATTGTCTGATCAGGCTTCGAAAGAATTGTCCGGAATTTTAAGGATTTCCCACCGGCTACACGATAACGTAGACGATGATTTTGTGATCAGGACACAGGAGGAACTGATGAGAACTTTAACTACTATAACCACCTTGCTGACCTATTTATTAACAGGCATTGCGGGTATTTCCCTTCTTATCGGCGGTATAGGGATCATGAATATCATGTATGTATCTGTTGTGGAAAGGACAAAGGAAATAGGATTAAGAATGTCAATCGGTGCAAGGGGAATTGATATCCTCAACCAGTTTCTGACTGAAGCGATCATAATCAGCGTTGCCGGCGGGCTCATCGGCATCGTATTGGGCGAAGCCCTAGGTTTTCTCATTTTGCACCTGCTATCTTGGGAACCTGTGTTTAATAAAACATCTGTTATTGTTTCGTTTTCATTTTGTACAATTATCGGTGTCTTCTTTGGCTATTACCCGGCCTCAAAAGCGTCAAAGCTCGACCCGATCGAAGCTTTGCGATATGAATAA
- a CDS encoding DJ-1/PfpI family protein: protein MKRLFFAATLILMVAACKDKSKDTATATTKNHEQQMADILPEPKVQIKTIGILLYDNYAVLDAMGPYHVLSELMGAKVFFVGRHKGLITTGGGMKVQCDTSINEVKQLDILVIPGGLNETFTATKDTALLNWIKAIDVHSKYTTSVCTGAWILASTGLLKGHEATTHWFGKQILKDQFGITAEDKRYVQSGKYWTSAGVSAGIDMSLGLINEIMGEKYTQTVMLDLEYDPQPPVKGGSEHNTDKAIVESVRTMYNSALQPLLHPETVSAKAKIDNDKDPVCGMALAGYADTVHYKGKIIGFCSARCKAGFQRNPTAYEIHTIK from the coding sequence ATGAAAAGACTATTTTTTGCAGCAACTCTCATTTTGATGGTGGCCGCGTGTAAAGACAAATCAAAAGACACAGCAACGGCCACGACAAAAAACCATGAGCAACAAATGGCAGATATACTTCCTGAACCTAAAGTGCAGATCAAGACAATAGGCATCCTCCTTTATGATAACTATGCGGTTTTGGATGCGATGGGGCCTTACCATGTATTGAGTGAACTCATGGGCGCTAAAGTGTTCTTTGTGGGTCGTCATAAAGGATTGATCACCACCGGTGGCGGTATGAAGGTGCAATGTGATACCTCCATTAACGAAGTCAAGCAATTGGATATCCTGGTTATACCCGGCGGCCTGAATGAAACCTTTACCGCCACGAAAGATACCGCTTTGCTGAACTGGATAAAGGCGATAGATGTCCACTCCAAATACACCACCAGCGTTTGTACAGGTGCCTGGATACTGGCCTCGACTGGTTTACTTAAAGGTCATGAAGCCACTACGCATTGGTTCGGTAAGCAGATTTTAAAAGATCAGTTCGGTATCACCGCAGAAGATAAACGTTATGTTCAAAGCGGTAAGTATTGGACAAGTGCAGGAGTTTCTGCGGGAATCGATATGAGCCTCGGATTGATCAATGAAATCATGGGTGAAAAGTACACCCAAACCGTGATGCTTGACCTGGAGTACGATCCTCAACCACCGGTCAAAGGCGGCAGTGAGCATAACACGGATAAAGCGATAGTTGAAAGTGTACGCACCATGTATAACAGTGCTTTACAACCTTTGCTGCACCCAGAAACCGTTTCCGCAAAAGCTAAAATTGACAATGATAAAGACCCGGTTTGTGGAATGGCCCTGGCCGGTTATGCCGATACGGTTCATTACAAAGGAAAGATCATCGGCTTTTGTTCAGCACGTTGCAAAGCAGGTTTCCAGAGAAATCCGACCGCTTACGAAATTCATACAATTAAATAA
- a CDS encoding TonB-dependent receptor, with amino-acid sequence MSTAPDQRQHIFAQEIRLSSQSASTSKLKWVAGAYGFTQNLHMITPTFYGPDYVQFDPASGAPFTTIGNSHGNNKGYAFFGQATYSLTNQLDFTAGIRYDHENRGLSQYTDYQKDPAPATLLNPNADYRASFNAVTPKFVLSYKIQDNMLLYGSYARGFRAGGLNTNATDPAQVPYQPEHSDNYEIGWKNTFLDNKLKFNLTAFYLEQHNQQISTAMDGINALILNVGEMHNKGLELEVTALPVKGLQIDWNASYSYARYTSLLLYSADAKAVVNYKGDQPINTPPVSSMLAAQYTYDFVGSKQKLAAFVRGEYRYLDKYYFDFVNGLSQPAYSLFNAKAGISSKNFELNFWARNITDKKYVAYGSFGTFLLGSPKTYGTTLIAKF; translated from the coding sequence TTGAGTACCGCTCCAGATCAGCGTCAGCATATCTTCGCACAGGAGATCCGTCTTTCTTCACAGTCGGCAAGTACGAGCAAGTTAAAGTGGGTAGCCGGGGCTTATGGGTTTACGCAAAATCTGCACATGATCACGCCGACATTTTATGGGCCGGATTACGTGCAATTTGACCCGGCTTCCGGTGCACCATTTACCACCATCGGTAACAGCCACGGCAACAATAAAGGCTATGCATTCTTCGGACAGGCCACCTATTCGCTTACTAACCAACTGGACTTTACCGCAGGCATACGTTACGATCACGAAAACCGCGGGCTTAGCCAATATACCGATTACCAGAAAGATCCTGCCCCTGCAACCTTGTTAAACCCAAATGCGGATTACCGGGCCAGCTTTAACGCGGTCACCCCCAAATTCGTATTGAGCTACAAAATCCAGGACAACATGCTGCTTTACGGTTCGTATGCAAGGGGCTTCCGTGCAGGCGGATTAAACACCAATGCGACCGATCCGGCACAAGTTCCTTACCAACCGGAACATTCTGACAATTACGAAATAGGCTGGAAAAACACGTTTTTGGATAACAAGTTAAAATTTAACCTGACCGCATTTTACCTCGAACAGCATAACCAGCAGATCAGTACGGCTATGGACGGCATCAACGCACTGATCCTGAATGTTGGCGAAATGCACAATAAAGGTTTGGAACTGGAAGTAACAGCCCTGCCCGTAAAAGGCCTGCAAATTGACTGGAATGCCAGCTATTCCTATGCACGTTATACCTCGCTATTGCTATACAGCGCAGATGCCAAAGCCGTAGTGAATTACAAGGGCGACCAGCCTATCAATACGCCGCCGGTTAGTTCGATGCTGGCAGCCCAATACACTTATGATTTCGTTGGAAGTAAACAGAAATTAGCCGCATTCGTCCGGGGTGAATATCGTTATTTAGACAAGTACTACTTTGATTTTGTGAATGGCTTAAGCCAGCCAGCTTATAGTTTGTTCAACGCTAAAGCAGGTATCAGCAGTAAGAACTTTGAACTGAACTTCTGGGCGCGGAATATTACTGATAAAAAGTACGTCGCTTACGGCTCATTCGGTACTTTCCTTTTGGGAAGCCCGAAAACTTACGGAACGACTTTAATAGCGAAATTTTAA
- a CDS encoding NAD(P)-dependent alcohol dehydrogenase, with product METKNVKAFGAEVAKAPLKEMTIQRRAVAAHDVEIEILFCGICHSDLHQAHDDFGGAHFPMVPGHEMVGRVISVGNHVTKFKVGDLAGVGCIVDSCRECEYCKEDLEMFCKVETTMSFNSPDHKSGAGEFTYGGYSESIVTDENYVLHIPESLDLAAAAPLLCAGITVYSPFKHWNIGPGKKVGVLGIGGLGHVGIKIAKALGAHVVVFTTSAKKVDDARRLGADEAVLSSDPDQMAKYNSSLDMILDTVSAKHDINVYLNLLRVDGSVVLVGLPPEQLPIGAFNVIKGRRSFSGSNIGGIAETQEMLDFCAEHNITADIEMINIQDINEAYERLEKGDVHYRFVIDMASLKK from the coding sequence ATGGAAACTAAAAATGTAAAAGCCTTTGGTGCGGAAGTTGCCAAAGCACCGTTAAAAGAAATGACAATACAACGCCGTGCTGTTGCGGCGCACGATGTAGAAATTGAGATATTATTCTGTGGCATTTGCCACTCTGATCTGCACCAGGCACATGATGATTTCGGCGGCGCTCATTTCCCGATGGTCCCCGGGCACGAAATGGTAGGCCGGGTGATCTCGGTGGGAAACCATGTTACCAAGTTTAAAGTGGGCGATCTGGCCGGTGTTGGCTGTATCGTTGACAGTTGCCGGGAGTGTGAGTATTGCAAGGAAGACCTTGAAATGTTCTGTAAAGTAGAAACTACCATGTCTTTCAACTCACCAGACCACAAGTCAGGTGCTGGCGAATTTACTTATGGTGGTTACTCTGAAAGCATCGTGACCGATGAAAATTATGTATTGCATATTCCGGAAAGCCTGGACCTTGCCGCTGCAGCACCTTTGCTTTGTGCCGGTATCACCGTTTATTCACCCTTTAAGCACTGGAATATAGGCCCGGGTAAAAAGGTTGGGGTTTTGGGTATCGGCGGTTTAGGCCACGTAGGTATCAAAATTGCAAAAGCCTTAGGCGCTCACGTAGTGGTGTTCACTACTTCGGCTAAAAAGGTAGATGATGCCAGGCGCTTAGGTGCCGATGAAGCCGTCTTATCTTCCGATCCGGATCAAATGGCAAAATACAACAGCAGCCTCGATATGATCCTGGATACCGTTTCAGCCAAACATGATATTAATGTTTATTTGAACTTGTTACGGGTGGATGGAAGTGTCGTGCTGGTTGGCCTTCCACCGGAACAATTGCCTATCGGCGCGTTCAATGTGATCAAAGGCAGGCGTAGCTTCTCGGGTTCCAACATTGGCGGTATTGCCGAAACCCAGGAAATGCTGGACTTCTGCGCTGAACACAACATCACCGCTGATATTGAAATGATCAACATTCAGGATATCAACGAGGCTTACGAGCGTTTGGAAAAAGGTGATGTGCATTACCGCTTTGTGATCGATATGGCATCGCTGAAAAAATAA
- a CDS encoding VIT1/CCC1 transporter family protein produces the protein MELEEHYTNRSGWLRAAVLGANDGILSTTSIAIGVAAASNTRGPIVLAALAGLVAGALSMAAGEYVSVSSQSDIESADLEREKKELETMPEVELKELAKIYQKRGLDSELALQVAIQLTKHDALEAHAKDELGINEFSTPKPLQAALASGASFISGGLLPFLVSLFAPVSVMVYLLYGFSTIFLAFSGGVAAKAGGSNVTKGIIRICFWGTIAMGITALVGYIFGVKTA, from the coding sequence GTGGAACTAGAAGAACATTATACCAATAGGAGCGGATGGTTACGAGCCGCAGTTTTAGGAGCAAACGATGGCATCCTTTCGACTACAAGTATTGCTATTGGTGTTGCGGCTGCAAGCAATACAAGAGGCCCTATTGTCCTGGCGGCATTAGCGGGTCTGGTAGCTGGTGCGCTTTCTATGGCAGCAGGTGAATATGTTTCTGTTAGTTCACAATCAGACATCGAATCTGCAGATCTGGAACGGGAAAAAAAGGAACTTGAAACAATGCCGGAAGTTGAATTAAAAGAGCTTGCCAAAATTTATCAAAAAAGAGGACTGGATAGCGAATTGGCTCTTCAGGTAGCTATACAACTGACGAAGCATGATGCGCTTGAAGCTCATGCCAAAGACGAATTAGGCATTAATGAATTTTCTACACCTAAACCACTTCAAGCTGCCTTAGCTTCGGGGGCATCTTTTATCTCCGGCGGTCTACTACCTTTTTTAGTTTCCTTATTTGCTCCGGTAAGTGTTATGGTTTATTTGTTATACGGTTTTTCTACTATATTCCTTGCTTTTTCTGGCGGCGTTGCCGCAAAAGCAGGAGGATCAAATGTCACGAAAGGCATCATAAGAATTTGCTTTTGGGGAACTATTGCAATGGGTATTACTGCACTTGTTGGTTATATATTCGGCGTAAAGACCGCATAA
- a CDS encoding ABC transporter ATP-binding protein codes for MKNKILELIDIKRHFQMGTEVVNALKGVSFDVFSGEFVTIMGSSGSGKTTLLNTLGCLDKPSEGSYLLDGTNIGQLNRNELAKLRNEKIGFVFQSYNLLARTTALENVELPLFYNSAVTATERRERAIAALEAVKLSERMYHMPNELSGGQQQRVAIARALVNEPVMILADEATGNLDTRTSYEIMSLMQELNQSKGKTIVFVTHEPDIAAFSGRTITLRDGRIMKDSINANKRSAKEMLALLSVTDDY; via the coding sequence ATGAAAAACAAGATCCTTGAATTAATTGATATTAAAAGACATTTCCAGATGGGAACAGAGGTAGTGAACGCGCTCAAAGGGGTTTCCTTTGACGTTTTTTCAGGAGAGTTCGTAACGATTATGGGCAGCAGTGGTTCCGGGAAAACGACCCTGCTCAATACCCTTGGATGTTTGGATAAACCGAGCGAAGGCAGTTACTTATTAGATGGGACCAACATCGGGCAGCTTAACAGGAACGAGCTGGCTAAGCTCAGGAACGAAAAGATCGGATTTGTTTTCCAGTCCTATAATTTACTGGCTCGTACTACCGCTCTGGAAAATGTAGAACTTCCGCTTTTTTACAACTCTGCGGTCACGGCTACAGAAAGAAGGGAAAGAGCAATAGCAGCTTTAGAGGCGGTAAAGCTTTCCGAAAGAATGTACCATATGCCTAATGAGTTATCCGGAGGTCAGCAGCAAAGGGTGGCGATTGCCAGGGCCCTGGTAAACGAGCCGGTGATGATATTAGCTGATGAAGCCACCGGAAATCTGGATACCCGGACATCCTACGAGATCATGTCGCTGATGCAGGAACTGAACCAATCCAAGGGAAAGACCATCGTTTTTGTAACCCATGAACCGGACATCGCAGCTTTCAGCGGCCGTACGATCACTTTACGTGACGGAAGAATAATGAAAGATAGTATCAATGCGAATAAGCGCAGTGCCAAAGAAATGCTGGCGTTGCTTTCGGTTACCGACGATTATTAG
- a CDS encoding DUF3347 domain-containing protein, which produces MKTLKTTALFLAMTLLSIVTVKAQNGQTKPINTVITNYLALKDALVSGDGTVAEAKAKTLLASIGEIPKTGLNADEAALLPKLEFDSRHISEVNKIDHQREHFASLSNNLYTLVKKLKVNNNVLYRQYCTMTKRYFLSESDKGKDPYMGMANCSKVTETLPAARK; this is translated from the coding sequence ATGAAAACTTTAAAAACAACAGCCTTATTTTTAGCAATGACATTGCTATCAATCGTAACCGTTAAAGCACAAAACGGCCAAACAAAACCTATCAATACGGTGATCACCAATTACCTGGCACTAAAAGATGCTTTAGTAAGTGGTGATGGTACAGTGGCCGAGGCTAAAGCGAAAACTTTGCTGGCATCCATTGGGGAAATCCCGAAAACAGGGTTAAATGCGGATGAGGCCGCTTTGCTGCCTAAACTTGAATTTGACAGCAGGCATATCAGCGAAGTGAACAAGATCGATCATCAGCGCGAACACTTCGCCAGCCTTTCCAACAACCTGTACACTTTGGTTAAAAAACTGAAAGTAAATAATAACGTGCTTTACCGCCAGTACTGCACCATGACCAAACGCTATTTTCTAAGTGAATCTGATAAAGGAAAAGATCCTTACATGGGTATGGCTAATTGCAGTAAGGTAACTGAAACTTTGCCTGCGGCTAGAAAATAA
- a CDS encoding MbnP family protein has protein sequence MKKLITLLMLAITGLTVSAKPNPGDPKKAAKTGTVAVHFKNVMDGKALKLNDSLSLYQNANGDDLKITTFKYYISNVSLIAKNGDKIAIPDSYFLVNAADSTTLNQQITNIPEGKYTGITFTIGVDSLRNFAGAQTGVLDPAKGMFWSWNSGYIFVKLEGESPKSTAKKHRLTFHIGGAKDPNNTIRTFTQKFPKTLKISDGKLPELELVANAGALFQGKTTVDFAKLNFTMGGPNSVVVADNYADGLFKITKVTN, from the coding sequence ATGAAAAAATTAATCACCCTGCTAATGCTGGCAATCACCGGCTTAACGGTAAGTGCTAAACCAAACCCCGGTGACCCTAAAAAGGCTGCTAAAACTGGTACAGTTGCGGTTCATTTCAAAAACGTAATGGACGGCAAAGCCCTGAAATTGAATGACAGTTTATCGCTGTATCAAAACGCTAATGGTGATGATCTTAAGATCACCACGTTTAAATACTATATCAGCAACGTTAGCCTCATCGCAAAGAATGGCGATAAGATAGCGATACCTGATTCTTATTTTTTGGTGAACGCGGCGGATTCCACTACGCTAAACCAGCAGATCACCAATATTCCCGAAGGAAAATACACGGGCATCACGTTTACTATTGGCGTGGACAGCTTGCGTAATTTCGCTGGTGCGCAAACCGGTGTACTTGACCCCGCTAAAGGAATGTTCTGGAGTTGGAACAGCGGTTATATCTTTGTGAAACTGGAAGGAGAATCTCCAAAATCAACGGCTAAGAAACACCGTTTGACCTTCCACATCGGCGGTGCTAAAGACCCGAATAACACAATCCGCACATTCACGCAAAAGTTCCCGAAGACCTTAAAGATCAGCGATGGCAAATTACCTGAACTGGAATTGGTGGCTAATGCAGGGGCTTTGTTCCAGGGCAAAACTACTGTAGATTTTGCCAAACTCAATTTCACGATGGGCGGGCCGAATTCAGTTGTCGTGGCGGATAATTACGCGGATGGACTTTTTAAGATCACCAAAGTAACGAACTGA